Proteins from one Palaemon carinicauda isolate YSFRI2023 unplaced genomic scaffold, ASM3689809v2 scaffold78, whole genome shotgun sequence genomic window:
- the LOC137637479 gene encoding clumping factor A-like → MVDFEKASINAFSAVFPTIKVTGCLFHMAKNIYRHIVDLGLKSRYQADADVDLGLKSRYQTDADVDLGLKSRYQTDADVDLGLKSRYQTDAGVDLGLKSRYQTDADVDLGLKSRYQTDADVDLGLKSRYQTDAVVDLGLKSRYQTDADVDLGLKSRYQTDADVDLGLKSRYQTDADVDLGLKSRYQTDADVDLGLKSRYQTDADVDLGLKSRYQTDAVVDLGLKSRYQTDADVDLGLKSRYQTDADVDLGLKSRYQTDADVDLGLKSRYQTDAEFNNKTKCFTALAFLPVQDVIDGFIELSDDDDLPQELVS, encoded by the coding sequence ATGGTCGATTTTGAAAAAGCAAGTATTAACGCCTTTTCTGCTGTATTTCCAACAATAAAAGTAACAGGTTGTTTATTTCATATGGCTAAGAATATTTATAGGCACATtgtggatctcggtttaaagtcgcgttatcaagcagacgcagatgtggatctcggtttaaagtcgcgttatcaaacagacgcagatgtggatctcggtttaaagtcgcgttatcaaacagacgcagatgtggatctcggtttaaagtcgcgttatcaaacagacgcaggtgtggatctcggtttaaagtcgcgttatcaaacagacgcagatgtggatctcggtttaaagtcgcggtatcaaacagacgcagatgtggatctcggtttaaagtcgcgGTATCAAACAGACGCAGTtgtggatctcggtttaaagtcgcgttatcaaacagacgcagatgtggatctcggtttaaagtcgcgttatcaaacggacgcagatgtggatctcggtttaaagtcgcgttatcaaacagacgcagatgtggatctcggtttaaagtcgcgttatcaaacggacgcagatgtggatctcggtttaaagtcgcgttatcaaacagacgcagatgtggatctcggtttaaagtcgcgttatcaaacagacgcagttgtggatctcggtttaaagtcgcgttatcaaacagacgcagatgtggatctcggtttaaagtcgcgttatcaaacggacgcagatgtggatctcggtttaaagtcgcgttatcaaacagacgcagatgtggatctcggtttaaagtcgcgttatcaaacGGACGCAGAATTCAACAACAAAACCAAATGTTTCACCGCCTTAGCTTTCCTTCCTGTGCAAGATGTTATTGATGGATTCATCGAGCTATCAGATGATGACGATTTACCCCAAGAATTAGTATcttag